A stretch of the Planktothricoides raciborskii GIHE-MW2 genome encodes the following:
- a CDS encoding pentapeptide repeat-containing protein, producing the protein MEAAELKHRYQKGERNFNQVDLSGADLGDIDLSRCSLTGANLSDCYLIEADLRGANLVGANLSGAQMNRANLAGANLQDANLSGGSFREADFYRADLTRADLSKADLHEADLRETCLSWAILCESGLVEADLRYASLLSANLQRAILRETKVAYSSFCQSDLRNAELTEIDWELANLHGAIMPDRSLRDSLQD; encoded by the coding sequence ATGGAAGCTGCTGAACTCAAACACCGCTACCAAAAAGGGGAACGTAATTTTAACCAAGTGGATCTCAGTGGTGCGGATTTAGGAGATATTGATTTATCGCGATGTTCTTTGACGGGTGCGAACTTAAGTGATTGCTATTTAATTGAAGCAGACCTGCGCGGGGCAAATTTGGTCGGAGCTAATTTGAGTGGCGCCCAGATGAATCGGGCAAATTTGGCTGGGGCTAATCTTCAGGACGCGAATTTAAGCGGGGGTTCGTTTCGAGAGGCGGATTTTTACCGAGCGGATTTAACCAGGGCTGACTTAAGCAAGGCGGATTTGCATGAGGCAGATTTGCGAGAAACTTGCTTAAGTTGGGCAATTTTATGTGAGTCGGGGTTGGTGGAAGCGGATTTGCGTTATGCGTCGCTACTCAGTGCTAATCTACAAAGAGCAATTTTACGCGAAACTAAGGTGGCATACAGTAGTTTTTGTCAGTCGGATTTGCGGAATGCAGAATTAACTGAAATCGACTGGGAATTGGCTAATCTGCACGGGGCAATCATGCCCGATCGCAGTCTCCGGGATAGTCTCCAGGATTAA